One Nymphaea colorata isolate Beijing-Zhang1983 unplaced genomic scaffold, ASM883128v2 scaffold0641, whole genome shotgun sequence DNA window includes the following coding sequences:
- the LOC116245324 gene encoding 30S ribosomal protein S11, chloroplastic, with amino-acid sequence MIQPQTFLNVADNSGARKLMCIRIIGASNYRYAHIGDVIVAVIKEAVPNMPLERSEVIRAVIVRTCKELKRDNEYDKPIPRIGSRRNSRISSRKSGCRTPIGVIHVQASFNNTIVTVQTHKVGSFLGLLRVPVDSRHKKGTPFAAQTAAGNAIRAVVDQGMQRAEVMIKGPGLGEMQHYERFVEVVYY; translated from the exons atgattcaACCTCAGACCTTTTTGAATGTAGCGGACAACAGCGGAGCTCGAAAATTGATGTGTATTCGAATCATAGGAGCTAGTAATTACCGATATGCTCATATCGGTGACGTTATTGTTGCTGTAATCAAAGAAGCAGTGCCAAATATGCCCCTGGAAAGATCAGAAGTAATCAGAGCTGTAATTGTACGTACATGTAAAGAACTCAAGCGCGACAACG AATATGACAAACCTATACCAAGAATTGGTTCACGTAGAAATAGCCGTATTAGTTCACGTAAGAGTGGGTGTAGAACACCAATAGGAGTTATTCATGTTCAAGCGAGTTTCAACAATACTATTGTTACTGTACAGACCCACAAGGTCGGGTCGTTTCTTGGTCTTCTGCGGGTACCTGTGGATTCAAGGCACAAGAAGGGTACCCCATTTGCTGCTCAAACCGCAGCAGGAAATGCTATTCGTGCGGTAGTAGACCAGGGTATGCAACGAGCAGAAGTCATGATAAAGGGTCCCGGTCTCGGAGAGATGCAGCATTACGAGCGATTCGTAGAAGTGGTATACTATTAA
- the LOC126409599 gene encoding cytochrome b6-like, with protein sequence MIPNEQSFGSLILSGKIESSEVSKRFQIFLFYCTLQPEPVLGCFRLSRTRRNSHIRFLEGESLRLRFTYLNKVYDWFEERLEIQAIADDITSKYVPPHVNIFHCLGGITLTCFLVQVATGFAMTFYYRPTVTEAFASVQYIMTEANFGWLIRSVHRWSASMMVLMMILHVFRVYLTGGFKKPRELTWVTGVVLAVLTASFGVTGYSLPWDQIGYWAVKIVTGVPEAIPIVGSPLVELLRGSASVGQSTLTRFYSLHTFVLPLLTAVFMLMHFSMIRKQGISGPL encoded by the exons ATGATCCCAAATGAACAG AGTTTTGGTTCCCTCATTTTATCTGGAAAGATTGAATCAAGTGAAGTCTCTAAAAggtttcaaatctttcttttctattgcacGTTGCAACCAGAACCAGTATTGGGGTGTTTTCGCTTGAGCCGTACGAGACGAAATTCTCATATACGGTTCTTAGAGGGGGAGTCCCTTCGCCTTCGGTTCACCTATCTCAATAAAGTATATGATTGGTTCGAGGAGCGTCTCGAGATTCAAGCGATTGCAGATGATATAACTAGTAAATATGTTCCTCCTCATGTCAATATATTTCATTGTCTAGGAGGGATCACACTTACTTGCTTTTTAGTACAAGTAGCTACGGGTTTTGCTATGACTTTTTACTATCGCCCGACCGTCACAGAAGCTTTTGCCTCTGTTCAATACATAATGACTGAAGCCAACTTCGGTTGGTTAATCCGATCAGTTCATCGATGGTCAGCAAGTATGATGGTTCTAATGATGATCCTGCACGTATTTCGTGTTTATCTCACAGGTGGTTTTAAGAAACCACGTGAATTGACTTGGGTTACGGGTGTAGTTCTGGCTGTGTTGACTGCATCCTTTGGGGTAACTGGTTATTCTTTACCTTGGGACCAAATTGGGTATTGGGCAGTCAAAATTGTAACTGGTGTACCTGAGGCTATCCCTATAGTGGGATCGCCCTTGGTAGAGTTATTACGCGGAAGTGCTAGCGTGGGTCAATCCACTTTGACCCGCTTTTATAGTTTACACACTTTTGTATTACCTCTTCTTACCGCCGTATTTATGTTAATGCACTTTTCAATGATACGTAAGCAAGGTATTTCAGGTCCTTTATAG
- the LOC126409601 gene encoding photosystem II CP47 reaction center protein, protein MGLPWYRVHTVVLNDPGRLLSVHIMHTALVSGWAGSMALYELAVFDPSDPVLDPMWRQGMFVIPFMTRLGITNSWGGWSITGGTVTNPGIWSYEGVAGAHIVFSGLCFLAAIWHWVYWDLEIFCDERTGKPSLDLPKIFGIHLFLSGVACFGFGAFHVTGLYGPGIWVSDPYGLTGKVQPVSPSWGAEGFDPFVPGGIASHHIAAGTLGILAGLFHLSVRPPQRLYKALRMGNIETVLSSSIAAVFFAAFVVAGTMWYGSATTPIELFGPTRYQWDQGYFQQEIYRRVNAGLAENLSLSESWSKIPDKLAFYDYIGNNPAKGGLFRAGSMDNGDGIAVGWLGHPVFRDKEGHELFVRRMPTFFETFPVVLVDGDGIVRADVPFRRAESKYSVEQVGVTVEFYGGELDGVSYNDPATVKKYARRAQLGEIFELDRATLKSDGVFRSSPRGWFTFGHASFALLFFFGHIWHGARTLFRDVFAGIDPDLDAQVEFGTFQKLGDPTTRRQVV, encoded by the coding sequence ATGGGTTTGCCTTGGTATCGTGTTCATACTGTCGTATTGAATGATCCTGGTCGCTTGCTTTCTGTCCATATAATGCATACAGCTCTAGTTTCTGGTTGGGCCGGTTCTATGGCTCTATACGAATTAGCTGTTTTTGATCCCTCTGATCCCGTTCTTGATCCAATGTGGCGACAAGGTATGTTCGTTATACCCTTCATGACTCGTTTAGGAATAACCAATTCATGGGGCGGTTGGAGTATTACAGGAGGAACTGTAACCAATCCGGGTATTTGGAGTTACGAAGGTGTTGCCGGGGCACACATTGTGTTTTCTGGCTTGTGCTTCTTGGCAGCTATCTGGCATTGGGTGTATTGGGATCTAGAAATATTCTGTGATGAACGTACGGGAAAACCCTCTTTGGATTTGCCCAAGATCTTtggaattcatttatttttatctggGGTGGCTTGCTTTGGGTTTGGTGCATTTCATGTAACAGGTTTGTATGGCCCTGGAATATGGGTGTCTGATCCTTATGGGCTAACCGGAAAAGTGCAACCTGTAAGTCCTTCATGGGGCGCGGAGGGTTTTGATCCTTTTGTTCCGGGGGGGATAGCTTCTCATCATATTGCAGCGGGCACCTTGGGAATATTAGCGGGTCTATTCCATCTTAGTGTTCGCCCGCCCCAACGTCTATACAAAGCATTACGTATGGGCAATATTGAAACTGTGCTTTCCAGTAGTATCGCTGCTGTGTTTTTTGCAGCTTTCGTTGTTGCTGGAACTATGTGGTATGGTTCAGCGACTACTCCGATCGAATTATTTGGTCCTACTCGTTATCAGTGGGATCAGGGATATTTCCAGCAAGAAATATATCGAAGAGTTAACGCCGGGCTAGCTGAAAATCTGAGTTTATCGGAATCTTGGTCTAAAATTCCCGATAAACTagctttttatgattatatcGGTAATAATCCGGCGAAAGGAGGATTGTTCAGAGCCGGCTCAATGGACAACGGGGATGGAATAGCTGTTGGGTGGTTAGGACACCCTGTCTTTAGAGATAAAGAGGGGCATGAACTTTTTGTACGTCGTATGCCTACcttctttgaaacatttccGGTAGTTTTGGTAGATGGAGACGGAATTGTGAGAGCCGATGTTCCTTTTAGAAGGGCAGAATCCAAGTATAGTGTCGAACAAGTGGGTGTAACTGTTGAGTTCTATGGTGGTGAACTCGATGGAGTCAGTTATAATGATCCTGCTACTGTGAAAAAATATGCTAGACGTGCCCAATTgggtgaaatttttgaattggatcgCGCTACTTTGAAATCCGATGGTGTTTTTCGTAGTAGTCCAAGGGGTTGGTTCACTTTTGGACATGCTTcgtttgctttgcttttctttttcggcCACATTTGGCATGGTGCTAGAACCTTGTTCAGAGATGTTTTTGCTGGTATCGACCCAGATTTAGATGCTCAAGTGGAATTTGGAACCTTCCAAAAACTGGGGGATCCAACTACAAGGAGACAAGTAGTCTGA